A segment of the Clupea harengus unplaced genomic scaffold, Ch_v2.0.2, whole genome shotgun sequence genome:
CAAATAATTCTGCTGTGTAAGTGTGAAACTAACTGTGAACTAAGATCAGACGACTAGGGTAGAATGTGCTTCTGAACTTTCTTCTCGGCTAGTCAGTGAACGGCGGGCTTGTGTTTATAATTCTCTTTCTAGTTGTGAAGCAGGGAACATGGCGGAGCTGTGAAGGGCCTCCCCTACTCTGCATTTGATTCCTGTTTTGATGTGTCTGCAACGCTGCACCAAAATACTCTTGCTCAAACCACCCACTTTTCAAATCAAAATTGAGGAATCAAAagttgcccacacacacacacacacacaccccccccccccccacacacacacacacagttaattaGCACATCAGTGTGTGCTGAATAACCTCCTCATTTGCGTATTTCATGTTTTTCCCCCACAGCATGGCGTCTACGAGTATCTCCaggtcatgagtgtgtgtgtgtgtgtgtgtgtgtgtgtgtgtgtgatagatcaGAGTATCTCCAGGTCATCCATGCCTGTATCCAACGATGCTTAGACCTGTGATAGATCAGAGTATCTCCaggtcatgagtgtgtgtgtgtgtgtgtgtgtgtgtgtgtgtgtgtgtgatagatcaGAGTGTCTCCAGGTCATCCATGCCTGTATCCAACGATGCTTAGACCTGTGATAGATCAGAGTATCTccaggtcatgtgtgtgtgtgtgtgtgtgtgtgtgtgtgtgatagatcaGAGTGTCTCCAGGTCATCCATGCCTGTATCCCAACGATGCTTAGACCTGTGATAGATCAGAGTATCTCCaggtcatgagtgtgtgtgtgtgtgtgtgtgtgtgtgtgtgtgtgtgtgtgtgtgtgtgtgatagatcaGAGTGTCTCCAGGTCATCCATGCCTGTCTCCAATGATGCTTAGACCTGTGATAGATCAGGCCACAGAATCCTAGTCAAGCAAGAGGGGCACTTTCAATATGCACTGTGCTGTGCCTGTGATGCTGGCTTGTGTTGTCTGCCTACAGTCGGTATCTAGATCTACTGTATATCTATATTATTCATATTGAATCGGATATATCTATATCTCTATCTATATTATTCATATTGAATGGGGTTACTGTCTCTACCCACTTCAGATAAACAATGACTCTGCATTAGCATCAAGGGCCTGTTTTCAGAGCGCAGGGAATGAAGGGAGGGTCATGCAGATGATGCTGGAGTGGCTGCGGGTCCTGATGGTGCGcgtctgtgtcctgtctgtgtctctctgatgtctgtgtctctctgatgtctgtgtccctccgatgtctgtgtcctgtctgtgtccctccgatgtctgtgtccctctgatgtctgtgtccctctgatgtctgtgtccctctggtgtctgtgtcctgtctgtgtccctctgatgtctgtgtccctccgatgtctgtgtccctctgatgtctgtgtccctccgatgtctgtgtccctctgatgtctgtgtccctctgatgtctgtgtcctgtctgatgtctgtgtccctctgatgtctgtgtccctccgatgtctgtgtccctctgatgtctgtgtccctctgatgtctgtgtcctgtctgatgtctgtgtcctgcctgatgtctgtgtccctctgatgtctgtgtccctctgatgtctgtgtcctgtctgatgtctgtgtcctgcCTGTCCCCCTGAGCACAACATCACTCCTATCCCATCACTCCTatcccccttcctcttctcactgtgcctccatctctctcctccctctatccctccctctctctcctcttccccttcctcctccctctatccctccctctctctcctctcccccttcctcctccctctttccctccctctctctcctctcccccttcctcttcttactgtgcctccatctctttctccctctatcctccctctatccctccctctctctcctcttcccctcctccctctctatccctccctctctctcctctcccccttcctcttctcactggtgcctccatctctctcctccctctttccctccctctctctccccttcctcctccctctatcccttcctctctctcctctcccccttcctcttctcactcctttctttctcctctcttccctccttccctctcggggctggctgtgtgtgtagtctttcaTCCTTGGCTGTTTAATGTTCACTGGTCCCTTCAGTTGTGTTCTCAGTGCAGTGAGTCTTCATTAGCGTGAGTCGCTCTGCCGTCGGTCCAGAAGCCCGGCGCACGTCCAGCATTAAGCCCACAGACGTCCAGCAGACGGATTTGCAGCTTTCCAACTTTATTCTGTTCTGttatacaaataaacaatggTTGTCATACTCAGCAtcgctgacaggcatatctcttcCCAGGGATGGGAATGTGAGGAAGCCCAGGGATGGGAATGTGATGAAGCCCAGCGCACGTCCTGCATTAAGCCCAGCGCACGTCCTGCATTAAGCCCAGGGATGGGACTGTGATGCCTCCTTCTTCCAGCAGTTCCCCGACATCACATGGGCACGTAGTCTGTTATTGCCCAGataggtttgttttataaatgcGGTATAGGAAGCTTGCCTGTGTTCTAGGCTGCAGTCATCTTCACTGGtcactgtgtgttcttgttgttgAAACCATCTGTCTGCGGAAGCATGAAGCCTTCggggattttttttgtcttttttttctctttttcaaagaatgtttttttttaggtctgAAGCTGCTCTGGGCGCGTTTGTGTTACATTTGGTGATTGAGTATGGAGTCActgccgtgtgtgtgcttgatttgTCGTCGTCGTTGTAATTTTGAGGGTAAGATTGGCAGACTCCTCAGGAATTTGGAACAGATTACTGGCATGGCTACACCAAGTTTAGCCACATAAAATGACACAAGTACCATTTGAATGGAAACACACAGAGCTGGTTTCCTGAAGACACAGCATGGCTCTGCTCTGAGGGGAAAAGTCCCAGTAAATCCCCCCGGAAATAGGCTGGTTTTTAAGATGAGACTATGAAGTCACAAACAAGAGAGCTGTGGGCTCGTAAAACCGGAACTGGCCTCATAATGGGCGTCATTCGATGGGAAACCTGCCCCATCCCCACCCTGATTATTTCACTTAGCATCAAAGCTATCAGATGGAAGTGCAGGATCGACTAGTCGGCCTGATGCTTAGTTAGCATCAAAGCTTTCGGATGGAAGTGCAGGATCGACTAGTAAGCCTGATGCTAGCTGTTCTCCAGTCCAGCAGTCTCCTGCTCCTAGGATCTTATGTTTTCCCTGGAGGCCAGTTGCAATGGTGGTAAAGCTCCCCAGCATGGACAGCtcatagattgtgtgtgtgtgtgtgtgtatgtgtgtgtgtgtgtgtgtgtgtgtgtctcatgaggcattgcacacacacaagtcccccgccctgatagagtgtgtgttcccccgccctgatagagtgtgtgttcccccgccctgatagagtgtgtgttccttagATCAATAGCTAATGCGATGCCGCGCCACATCCCAGCGCTCCGCAGAAGCTCCCGGGGAATATTGATTGGATATGCTGATTCGATTGTGGCGTGCTGTTTCCTCTCAAACCATTTCTAGGGTTGCCTGCTTGACAAGAAAACCTGCAAATCGTTATTTATGATCCTCTCCATTTTCTGCCTCCTCAGTGTAGCTCAGACTAACCAAACCAAATCTAACCGTTGGGCCAAGACAGCCAGACAAACGTTCACCGTCAGTCATTGGGCTGGTGCTTTTCTCCAGAATGACTTGCAGTGTACAGCGTGCGCAGacacagtgtgtcagtgtgaataCTCCCACGTTAGCATCCAGCGCTAGCAGCTCAGCtccaggggaggaggggggtgtttGTCACACTTCAGATGGgtagcacccacacacaccactccagcacaggctgtgtgtgtgtgtgtgtgtgtgtgtgtgtgtgtacactccaACACAGGCTGAGATCAAACACACCACTCCAGCACAGACTGAGATCAAAACAAGGATGCTCTACTGAGGTGGTTTTCACACGGGAACAGGAGAAACAgcgaggacagtgtgtgtgtgtgtgtgtgtgtgtgtgtgtgtacacacgaaCATGACATGGGCACGTACACTGACAGACCAAGAACGGAACAAAAGAAACAAGGGTTTAAATACACAGGACTACAGAATACACTCACCctaactctacacacacacacactcttccctcaTCATCTGTAGAGCCAGGGGTGTTCCTGAGGGCCAGAGATTAAGCAGAGGCGTGTGATTGGTTGAGAGCCTTAGTTCCAGTCACCAAGGCTGCATGGGATTGGTTGAGCTGGAGAGGGTTGATGGGAGTGATGAAATGTGTAACTGGGTGAAGGGGAGAGATGGGACATATGGCTGGTGGCGAGGCAGACAACCCCCGCTGCTTGTcctttgactttgtgtgtgcagatgtgtgtgtgtgtgtgtgtgtgtgtgtgtgtgtgtgtgtgtgtgtgtgtgtgtgtgtgtgtgtgtgtgtgtgtagatgtgcagggctgtgtgtgtgtgtgtgtgtgtgtgtgtgtgtgtagatgtgcagggctgtgtgtgtgtgacatatggTCAATCTTCCCCATCATCTTTATCGGATGAGTCATGATGATGCTTGAGTTGAGTGCTGATTCATATTTTGCTGTAAGGACACTCGGTTTACATcgatgggtggggggggtcataGTTCACATCAAACCTTGGCATTACATCGATGGGTGGGGGGTCACAGTTCACATCAAAACCCTGGCATTACTCGATGGATGGGGGGTCACAGTTCACATCAAACCCTGGCATTACATCGAGCGGGAGGCAGAGTCTGTGATCTGTGCTTGGCCGACAGCCACCGTGACTGGActgcatcagggccagatctgtgtgtgtgtgtgtgtgtgtgtgtgtgtgtgtgtgtgtgtgtgtgcgggtgcgtgtgtgtgcgtgttagatAAATTATATTAAGACGTTAATGAGAGCTTTATCTTTTGCAAGAGTGTCACAACCTAATATCATGAACAAACTCCAAAGAAAAGCTGGGCACAGCCAGCGTTTATGTGAgtataaaaacatgtttcatgagCAGACAAGGGGCGTTATTTTCCCATCCCATCGCTACAGAAGTTACAGAAGTGTTCTCGGAACATGTCCTTGAAAGAAGAACGGTATGCATGACTATCAGTACAAAAACAGGTGGTTTGCCTCAGCAAGAGAGTAGGCCTCAGCAAACAGGATAAGCATtcagattaaaaataaaataacaatgtcCTCATTAAATTTTTCTATCAGTGCGCTCTGTGCTGGgcagacagctgtgtgtgtgtgtgtgtgtgtgtgtgtgtgtgtgtgtgtgtgtgtgtgtgtgtgtgtgtgtgtcagtctgtctcccCCTGCTCCTCCTTCTGTAGTTCTACTCACTGCTTCAGTGAAGTGttcaccatgacacacacacacacacacacacacactcctctgctccTGATCCTTGTGTTAGCTGAACTAATTGCTTTCATGAGAGTCCCGGTCGCCACTAATTGTGTGGCGCTGTCAACTGAAGGCACTGGGGCACGGTGGGCTTGTCGGCTGTGTCAACCGCAGGAAACTGcctttgagacacacacacattagcacacacaactccctgggcacacactgcactgtcacGGAGggtatttatacacacacacactcactgtatttGTTCTCGCTGCCAGCGGCTGGTCACTGATGTCGCTGTTGTTCTGATAATAGCCTCCATCTTGTTTTAGGCGCATAACCTACAGCGACCTCATCTGAATGGAGCTGTCACTCTCAGACGGTCATTACGCCCGTGTCTCAGGTGTGCTTTGAAGTACGCCTCAAAGCGTGTTCACGTTCCTCGTCCCTGTAGTCTAGGCTGCAGGCCAGCCTGTCAGAGAAGGCCAGCGTGTCGTTGCCTTTGTGCAGTTCAAGTGGGTAAAGTTAAATGTACTTGTTTGGAAGTGCAGGGCTGGCTGACGGCGGTGGTTAACCCCACAGGTTGAGTCACACTTCTGAAAAGGCTGCTGCGAGGCTTCATTATGCTGAAGTGGATCAGTTTGATGTAGTCGTGAACGCCTGCTGTACTAGTGCGCTGGGCGCGCATGAAACGCACTTCAAACAGAAGTAGGCTGTGTTTGCAGCGAGTGTCATTATCTGTTCCCGTGTGAGACACTCAGTGGAGGGGTGTGAGGGCCTGCCTCAGTGGGACTGGGGACACCTAGAGGCCAGAGGTGGATCTGTCTGGGGACACCTAGGGGCCAGAGGTGGATGTGTCTGTCACAGCACTGCACAGGGACCCAGAGAGCACTGTGGCAGCAGCACACCTGTCTGTCACCTGTGTGAAGGAGGCGGGCGGgcggagaagagggaggagtcaCCTCTGTAGTTTATGTTCATTACTAGGCTAATGACACCAGCTAATGATGCCAGCTAATGACCCAGTGATTAACAAGCAATCAtctccatcccctccctctgttcctcccagccaattggctttgtgtttacgttTGATTGATGCCCCAGAGGGCCAATCCTTGACTGTGAGCCTGTGATTGTTTAAAGGCGGTGGCCTGCTGAGAGACTTGAGAAGTggatgtctgtgttgtgctgccCAGGCTGCTCACTGGCTAGCACCCAACAGAGAGGCTAGCAGAAGCCCGTGGGACcgcatggccacacacacacacacacacacacacacacactcacactcacactcacacacacacacacacacacacacacacacagtcacacagtcacacacacatgcagcactgTGCCTTTCAAGTTATGTCATGTAGGTAGTTCTTCAAGAAAACATTGGCATAAGCATGAgtgctaggctaggctagggtAAGGTGTTGAGTTTAGCATGAGTGCTAGGCTAGTGTAAGGTGTTGAGTTTATAATGAATGCTAAGCTAGGCTAGGGTACGGTGTTGAGTTTATAATGTGTGACAACATGCACATCAGGTGAGAAATAGACTGCATTAAATCCCCTTCTTCAGGAATAACATGAGCACACTGTTATCACGAATCAAATGGATCTGTGCAGTCTAGTCTCGGTGCAGGCAGCTCTCTCCAGtaatggatctgtgtgtgtgtgtgtgtgtgtatgtgtgtgtgtgtgtgtgtgtgcagtctagTCTCGGTGCAGGCACCTCTCTCCAGTaatgcttttgttgttgttgtctctcACATGTTGTTTTTCTATGCTGTTATTTGGCTTGGCTGTAATTTCTCAGATCGATGGATGTTTTCGGGATATTCAGATATTCCGAGATTTCTCCTGGCTGACTGTGATGACATCATTATGCTATCAGCAGTGGTATTGATCCTTCAGTCTaacaaggggggagggggtcgatggtgcgtgtgtgtgtgtgtgtgtgtgtgtgtgtgtgtgtgtgtgtgtgtggttccccGCTGTGCCTGAGAGAGATAATGAAGGAAGATGCGCTCCTGCAGGAGTGAGTTATTGACTAGTGGCACTAAACAGAACACAGGAGCAACACACAGCTCTAGACTACTGGCATTCCTCTAAAGGGGTTTAATGTGACTCCACCATCACTcttccacgtgtgtgtgtgtgtgtgtgtgtgtgtgtgtgtgtagccacgTCTCAGTTTGACTGGCGTGATGTAGGTTGCTAGCCTGTTCTCCCATAGACTGAGTGTCTTAGCATTGACTCAGTCATGTGATGTTTGGGTGCTAGCCTGTCCTAGCATTgattcagtgctgtgatgtaGATAGGGTGCTAGCCTGTCCTAGCATTGACTCAGTGCTGTGATGTAGATAGGGTGCTAGCCTGTCCTAGCATTGACTCAGTGCTTTGATGTAGATAGGGTGCTAGCCTGTCCTAGCATTGATTCAGCCATGGCTATATGGATGTGATGTTTGCTTGCTAGCCTGTCCTAGCTTTGCCTCTGTGATGTGATGTCGACTGGGTAGCACGCCGCTCTCCCAGAAGCCTGTGTTCCCTCCGAGATGAGAGGGCATCTCAGGACGTCAGCACGCGCCGTGTTTGACTAAAACACTTCCCCTCGCTGCCTCTGGTGCCACCCTGCCTGTAACGGCCTCTTTAAAGTGGCATCTCCTCCTGCTGGAGTTCGCCCGCGTGTGTTGAGTCCTCGGGAGCTTTGGTGAAATCGGATGCAAATTCAAATGTCACCGCGACGATAAAAAAGCTGTTTTCTGCTCCATTTCCTCAGTGGGCTTGATCAGCGATTGTGCCGCGTGCCGCAGGAGGGAGAGCGACACACGCTGGCCATCTGATGTCATGCAGGGTCACATGACTGACATGGCCGCTGACACTGACAGTGGTGTGGAGAAacatgacgcacacacacactcacactcacactctcacacacacacacacacacacacgcttgtgtgTAGATGgctctgagtggtgtgtgtgtagatatgtgtgatgagtgtgtgtgtgtgtagatgactctgagtggtgtgtgtcttgatatatgtgatgagtgtgtgatcagtgtgtgtgtgtgtagatgactctgagcagtgtgtgtagatatgtgtgattagtgtgtgtgtgtgtgtgggggaggatAGTGGTGTATAGACAGAAGCAGGTGTAAATAGTCGGGGTGATCAACTAGGCTGTTTACTGCAGGtgacaggaggagaacagggGTTTCTATAGTTACCTGAGGGAGGCTACTGCAGATGGGCTCCTCTATacaactcagtgtgtgtgtgtgtggtgtgtgtgtgtgtgagagtcagagagagtgtgtgtgtgtgtgtgtgtgagagagagagtgagtgagtgtgtgtgagagagagagtgagtgtgtctgtgtgtgtgtgcagggtagTGCAGATGGGTTCCTCCAAACAGCTCTCAAAGGAGCACaacacataaatgtgtgtgtgtgtgtgtgttttcagtgtgtgagtcaaagatagtgtgtgtgtgtgtgtgtatatgagagaaagagaatgtgagagtgtgtgtgtgtgtgtgagcaggctgGTGCAGATGGACTGCTCTGTAAAGCTCTTAGAGGAGGAGACCGCACAGAACacctggaggagtgtgtgtgtgtgtgtgcgtgctgttaCAAGGGTACTCCCGACCAGTCGAAATTATCCTTTTTCTttggatgtatttatttatttgtttgtgtaagtaggatctgttgtgtgtgggtccatctgtgtgtgtgggtccatctgtgtgtgtgtgtgtgtgtgtgtgtgtgtgtgtgtgtgtgtgtttatataacaggaggtgtgtgtgttctctgtgtttcagGTGCTCTGCAGGTGGACATCATGCCGGCCCAGGGGGAGATCAGTGTGGGAGAGGGCAAATTCTTCCTCTGTGAGGGTATGTTTGTCATACattgtattattaatattattatagcACTATAGTGCATTATTACATTTAGATAGTATGTGTGTTATACGTTATTATAACATGACTATATCTGCACATCGTGTGTGTCATAGTGTGATATCTTCAGAATTATTTAGAATATTATTCAGTGTGTGGTACTTGAAGATGTCCTCTGTGCATGGAAAGCCATACTCATGTCAggcatctgtacacacacacacacacacacacacacacacacacacacacacacatctgtacacacacacacacacacacacacatctgtacacacacacacacacacacacaaacacacacaacacacacacacacacacacacacacacacacacacacacacacacacacatctgtacataGCCTCCGGAGCGCACTGACAGCTAGCACTAGCGCTGACagttgtgtgttaaatgtgtcaTCAGTAATCTAGTGTGGGAACACGCGGTGTGTATTATTGAGCTGAGGCTGCACTATACTCTCACACAGCTGAGGGGCACAGAGCTGAAGCTGGAGTATGCATACTGGAGAGCTCATAGCTGGAGTATGCATACTGGAGAGCTGATAGCTGGAGTATGCATACTGGAGAGCTCATAGCTGGAGTTTGCATACTGGAGAGCTCATAGCTGGAGTATGCATACTGGAATGCTCATAACTGGAGTATGCATACTGGAACACTCATAACTGGAGTATGCATACTGGAGAGCTCATAGCTGGAGTTTGGGATGAGCAGAGGTCACACATTTCAATCTTTGGGAAATGGACCACAAACATGTTCTCTCTTtttgcgtgcgcgtgtgtgtctgtccatgtgtgtgtgtgtgtctgtccatgtgtgtgtgtctgtctgtctgtctgtctgtccgtgtgtgtgtgtgtgtgtgtgtgtctgtccatgtgtgtgtgtgtgtgtgtgtgtgtgtgtgtgtgtgtgtctgtccatgtctCTTTGGTAGTTGTGGCAGGTGCCAAGGAGATCGACTGGTTTTCTCCGTCGGGGGAGAAGATCGAGCCGAACCGCCCGGACATCACGGTGACCCGGACCGACGAGACCAcgtccaccctcaccctctacaGCGCCACCCTGGACGACGCCGGCACCTACAAGTGTGTGGCGCGCCGCGGCAGCGAGGAGGGAGAGGCCACCGTCAACGTCAAGATCTTCCGTAAgcgtcatctctctcttcatcctcctcctcatcctcactgcCACTAGTTTACACCAAACACAAGTTGTAAATGttgacaaaaaacaacacatcaaAAGTTCTGATTCGAAAAAAGATGATTTTCACCCCTGAAAAGAATACACTATATTATTCTCCGAGCTCCCGTGCCCTTTGGTTTCCACATGAGTGACCAAGACAGCTAGTGGTGGTCTAATTGGGGGTCTAATTGGTGGTCTAATTGGTGGTCTAATTGGTGGTCTAATTGCGTGGCTGTTTTTGTCTAAACGTAGGGTACTATCGAATGTCGGTGGTTAAAATAGGGTAGCATATCAGTAGAACATGTTAActtaataaatgtgtgtatattttgatGTCACTATTTCTTCAGTATATTTTACGAATAATGTGACCTTGAGCAGTAACAATATTTACGTTTTCCAAAGAGAGTTTCCCCAGATTCTTAGAGATTTATcggacccagacccagacccagacccctAATGGTTGTGGAGTCCAGTGCAGGATCCCTGAAGTAGCTGTCAGGCGTAGAGAGAGACGTGAAGTAGCTGTCaggcgtagagagagagacgtcgGCTCCCTGATGTAGCCCCTTCCCAACTCCCACTTCCACTCTCACTGCCAGTCCTTCACAGCCTGACCTCAGGCCTTTAGACAGACCTAGGAGCAGTGAACTCCTCTCAGGGTCGTTCATCCACAGCCAAGCGCCGACTTTGAGATCTCCATCAATCTCTGCCTTGCAGAACTActcacacttaacacacacacctggactcCGCCCCCCCTGACAGAGAGCCCACAGGGTTGGCGTTGGGTTCACACTGACCCGCCCAGGTGGGAGTGGCTTAAGGGAAGTGGCGTTTCTGCAGTAATTACTGCCCTCCCCGGGCGCCGTGGCGACGCCTCCTGTGGCTAGTTCATCTGAGCGCCGTGGCGACGCCTCCTGAGGCTAGTTCATCTGGGCGCCGTGGCGCAACCTCCTGTCGCTAGTTCATCTGGGCGCCATGGCGACGCCTCCTGTGGCTAGCTCATCTGCTAATGACTCGAGGCGTCTGAGAGCTGATCTTCAGTCATATGTGAGCTAGACACagtctgtgctgtttgtgtacAGACTAGCATCCTTAAATAGAGCTTCacgttcccacacacacacacacacacacacacacacacacaccacacacaccacacacacacacacacactcacactattcACTGATGCAGCCAGAGTGAACTGCAGTTGGTGTGTTCTCCTTTCTTGTAGAGAAAATCCACGTTTCAAGCACGCGCCGTCGCCCCAGGAGTTTAACGAGGGAGACGACGCCATCATCGTGTGTGACGTGTTCagctcgccccccccccacatcataTGGAAACACAAAGGAACCAAGATTCAGGGGAGAAGGACGGTAGGTCAAGCACCAGGGaatacatgcgcgcacacacagacagacacacacacacacacaccacacacacacacacacacacacacacacacacacacagacagacacaaacacacacaaacttacacacaaacttacacacaaacttacacacacacacactcacacatacacacacacacacgcacacacacacacacacagacacacacacacttctctctttctcctccacttcTACTTATTCCCAaatccctttccatctctctctctcttcctctctcctctctttctttctgtttttaaacttgtaataggttttttttttttctgtcaaaaaTCCATTTTCTCTCATCTGTTCCCGGTTGGCTGTTCTCATCCTGCCGTTACATTCTGATTATTTCGTGTCCTGATAAGGGCACTTTTTATGGAGCAGGAATTTGAAACTCCAAAACAAAGTATTACATTTATAATGTATTCATGAAAACCCAGTTCAGATAGGCTGTGCAGCCAAGCAGATACAAAGGGCTTTTAGAAGTTGcccaaaacacaagcacacacacactctttg
Coding sequences within it:
- the LOC122131504 gene encoding neural cell adhesion molecule 1-like; amino-acid sequence: MPAQGEISVGEGKFFLCEVVAGAKEIDWFSPSGEKIEPNRPDITVTRTDETTSTLTLYSATLDDAGTYKCVARRGSEEGEATVNVKIFQKIHVSSTRRRPRSLTRETTPSSCVTCSARPPPTSYGNTKEPRFRGEGRGFIYSYFMFNMALWAEVRFKVLPNNHLQIRGIKKTDEGTYTCEARIMARGEIDLRPIRVVIN